CTGCTCGACGGTGAGGCCGGAGGTGTCGACCGTGTGCGTGGCGAGCGCGTAGGCCGGCGCGCGCTCGGCGAGCAGCGTCCGGATGCGCGCGAGCCGGTCCCCGTTGTGGCCGACCAGGAGCGGGCGGCTCGAGACGTCGCCCACCCGGCGGGCGATCTCCTCGGGCGAGGCGGTCAGGCAGACCACCGGCCCCGCTGCCGCCAGGCGGCGGTGGTTCTCGGCGTCGACCAGCGTGCCGCCCCCGGTGGCGATGATCGCGTCGGGGACGGCGCACGCTTCCTCGACCGCATGGCGCTCGAGCGCCCGGAAATGCGCCTCGCCGTCGGTGGCGAAGATCTGCGCGACGGAGCGCCGAGCCGCGGCCTCGATGAGCCCGTCGGTGTCGACGAACGGGCGGCCGAGCCGGCGCGCGAGCAGCCGGCCGACCTCGGTCTTCCCGGTCGCCATGAAGCCGGTCAGGATGAGACGGGCCACGGCTAGAAGCGCCTCACCTGCTCGAGGTACCCGTCGAGGTTGCGACGGATCTCGGCCAGCGAATCGCCCCCGAACTTCTCGACGAAGGCGTCGGCGACCACGAACGCCACCACCGCCTCGGCGATCACCGCGGCGGCCGGCACGGCGACCACGTCCGACCGCTCGATCGCAGCCTTCGCCTCGTCCTTGGTGTCGATGTCCACCGAGTGCAACGGGCTCATCAGGGTCGAGAGCGGCTTGAAGGCGGTGCGCACGACCAGCGGCTCACCGCTCGACATGCCGCCCTCGGTCCCGCCCGCGTTGTTCGTGCGGCGCAGGAAGCGGTTCGCGACCTCGTCGAAGTAGATCTCGTCGTGCACCTTCGAGCCCGGACGGCGAGCGGTCTCGAAGCCGAGGCCGATCTCCACGCCCTTCGCGGCCTGCACGCTCATGAGCGCGTGCGCGAGCCGGCCGTCGAGCTTCCGGTCCCACTGGGCATGGCTGCCGAGCCCGGGCGGCAGGCCGGTGACCACCGTCTCGACGACCCCGCCGAGCGTGTCGCCGCTCCGCTTGCACTCGTCGATCCGCTCGATGATGCGGCGCTCGGCCTCCGGGTCGGCCATGCGGACGGCCGATGCCTCGGCCCGCTCGGCGATCTGTTCGACCGCCAGCGCGCCGTGATTCGCGGAGATGCCGCCGATCTCGGCCACCCAGCCGTGAACCCGGATGCCGAAGGGCTCGAGCAGACACTTCGCGAGCCCGCCGACGGCGACGCGCGCCGCCGTCTCGCGCGCGCTCGCGCGCTCGAGGACGTTGCGCACGTCGCGGTGGTTGTACTTGAGCGCGCCGGCGAGGTCGGCGTGGCCCGGCCGCGGGCGCGTCACCGCCATCCCCGGGTCGCGATCCTCGGCCCGCGGCGACATCTTCTTCTC
This is a stretch of genomic DNA from Deltaproteobacteria bacterium. It encodes these proteins:
- the aroC gene encoding chorismate synthase, which gives rise to MALRYFTAGESHGPGLTAIVEGFPAGVPIDVEAINRDLARRMGGYGRGGRMKIERDQAELRSGVRWGESLGSPITLWIENRDWVNWEKKMSPRAEDRDPGMAVTRPRPGHADLAGALKYNHRDVRNVLERASARETAARVAVGGLAKCLLEPFGIRVHGWVAEIGGISANHGALAVEQIAERAEASAVRMADPEAERRIIERIDECKRSGDTLGGVVETVVTGLPPGLGSHAQWDRKLDGRLAHALMSVQAAKGVEIGLGFETARRPGSKVHDEIYFDEVANRFLRRTNNAGGTEGGMSSGEPLVVRTAFKPLSTLMSPLHSVDIDTKDEAKAAIERSDVVAVPAAAVIAEAVVAFVVADAFVEKFGGDSLAEIRRNLDGYLEQVRRF
- a CDS encoding shikimate kinase; its protein translation is MARLILTGFMATGKTEVGRLLARRLGRPFVDTDGLIEAAARRSVAQIFATDGEAHFRALERHAVEEACAVPDAIIATGGGTLVDAENHRRLAAAGPVVCLTASPEEIARRVGDVSSRPLLVGHNGDRLARIRTLLAERAPAYALATHTVDTSGLTVEQVAERVQALVAGR